A stretch of DNA from Streptomyces sp. NBC_01197:
CCGGTCGAGGCTGGTCATCGACTGCTCCCAGCTGGAATTCTGTGACTCCACCGGCCTGAACGTGCTCCTCGGGGCCCGTCTCAAGGCGGAGGCCGCCGGGGGAGGGGTTCACCTGGCCGGGATGCTTCCCGTGGTGGCCAGAGTGTTCGAGATCACAGGCGCCGAGGCAGTCTTCACCGTGCACGATTGTCTCGAAGACGCGCTGCGCGACTGATCCG
This window harbors:
- a CDS encoding STAS domain-containing protein yields the protein MDRGTVGSTNRGRLQVEVRSVDRSEVVTPAGELDHHTAELLSEPLDDALERGRSRLVIDCSQLEFCDSTGLNVLLGARLKAEAAGGGVHLAGMLPVVARVFEITGAEAVFTVHDCLEDALRD